The Changchengzhania lutea genomic sequence CCACAGAATAAAACCAAGACTAAGAGGTGGTTATTATTTACACCTGCAACCCAACAATGAAAGTTTTATTGCGACCGGTTTTTGGGAGCCAGCAAAAGAAGACCTACACAGAATTAGAAAAGAGTTCGAAATGGATGACGAAGAGATTAGAGCTATTTTAGATAACGAGAATTTTAAAAGTATTTGGGGTGGTTTTGTTGGCGATGAATTAAAAACGGCGCCCAGAGGTTTTGATAAAAACCATAAATCTATCGATTTAATAAAACGAAAACAATTCATATTCACCAAAAAATTCACTGATAAGGACGTTTTTGATGAAGATTTTATACAGGTAGTCGATAAAGCTTTTCAGGCTATTCGCCCATATTTCAATTATATGAGCGATGTCTTAACAACTGATTTGAATGGGATGTCAACGCTTAAAGATTAAACTGCTTTAAGCAATTCGGGT encodes the following:
- a CDS encoding DUF2461 domain-containing protein — its product is MKETVPKSVFNFLKKLEKNNNREWFNDNKSEFKALENEVKLVYQAVYNNLNKHDELDKLKLFRIYRDVRFSKNKAPYKTHFGGSFHRIKPRLRGGYYLHLQPNNESFIATGFWEPAKEDLHRIRKEFEMDDEEIRAILDNENFKSIWGGFVGDELKTAPRGFDKNHKSIDLIKRKQFIFTKKFTDKDVFDEDFIQVVDKAFQAIRPYFNYMSDVLTTDLNGMSTLKD